One genomic segment of Pandoraea sputorum includes these proteins:
- a CDS encoding A24 family peptidase codes for MLTLLWLLCVPIVLTDLIARRIPNIWLLCVAAPALVWIAWQVWHTGPRVLWVHGLGALLGLIVLLPFWWRGVMAAGDVKLFAVIGLVAGYPALLPVWCLASVATGVHALVVLAGRMKWLARWRERWMASSVWQRILQWRAGRVGLPYGAYLAAAALVVR; via the coding sequence GTGCTGACATTGCTTTGGCTGTTATGTGTGCCGATCGTACTGACCGACCTGATCGCACGGCGTATCCCGAATATCTGGCTATTGTGTGTTGCTGCGCCCGCGCTGGTCTGGATTGCGTGGCAAGTGTGGCACACCGGACCTCGCGTGCTGTGGGTTCACGGACTGGGCGCACTTCTTGGATTGATCGTACTGCTACCTTTTTGGTGGCGAGGCGTGATGGCTGCAGGCGACGTCAAGCTGTTTGCGGTGATCGGGTTGGTAGCGGGTTATCCCGCGCTGTTGCCGGTGTGGTGTCTGGCCAGCGTGGCGACCGGAGTGCATGCGTTGGTGGTGCTTGCCGGTCGTATGAAATGGCTCGCACGATGGCGCGAACGTTGGATGGCGTCGAGCGTGTGGCAACGAATTCTGCAGTGGCGGGCGGGGCGCGTGGGTTTGCCTTACGGGGCGTATCTGGCTGCCGCAGCGCTCGTGGTGCGATGA
- the cpaB gene encoding Flp pilus assembly protein CpaB → MNKATKILAAVLVIVGVALALFALRLGTNNAPAPNAAPSAVTQTLTQRFPAVVAAKALAPGKPITADDIKIAQFDSQTPNAFANPADVVGRVPLVALAAGVPVTQNTLARGLAMQLAPGERAVALPVTETVGVSNRIRPGDFVDVFFTMKTNQPAGSPTVGLVDDTQARLLASRVRVLTYGNASLDDITPPPAAPSVASTVAAATASAPPPQQAAAPQPPPMPATSAVVAVPIEDVNRLVLGAQQGKITLALRNPADDTKPDTSLFPPTPPVLVSKAGLAGDNKAALNSPENLAYAGIATTGLAGEPPRRTAAAPAPRAPGGGGGGGGTVEVVRGAERSTASF, encoded by the coding sequence ATGAACAAAGCCACCAAGATTCTTGCTGCTGTGCTGGTTATCGTCGGTGTCGCGCTGGCGCTCTTCGCATTGCGTCTGGGAACGAACAATGCCCCTGCGCCGAACGCCGCGCCCTCGGCGGTCACCCAAACGCTGACACAGCGCTTCCCGGCCGTGGTGGCGGCTAAGGCGCTCGCCCCGGGCAAGCCGATTACAGCGGACGACATCAAGATCGCGCAGTTCGATAGCCAAACGCCCAATGCCTTTGCCAACCCGGCCGATGTCGTGGGACGGGTGCCCCTCGTTGCACTCGCAGCGGGAGTGCCGGTCACGCAAAACACGCTGGCACGCGGCCTTGCGATGCAGCTCGCTCCCGGGGAGCGCGCCGTCGCCCTGCCCGTGACCGAGACGGTCGGCGTGAGCAACCGCATTCGCCCCGGCGATTTCGTGGACGTCTTCTTTACGATGAAGACGAATCAACCCGCAGGCAGCCCGACGGTCGGCCTGGTAGACGACACGCAAGCGCGCTTGCTGGCGTCGCGTGTGCGGGTACTGACCTACGGCAATGCGTCGCTCGACGACATCACGCCGCCGCCCGCCGCGCCCAGCGTCGCGTCCACGGTCGCGGCAGCGACGGCCAGCGCGCCGCCACCTCAGCAAGCGGCTGCGCCGCAACCGCCGCCGATGCCCGCGACCTCGGCGGTCGTGGCTGTCCCCATCGAAGACGTCAACCGGCTCGTGCTCGGCGCACAGCAGGGCAAGATCACGCTCGCACTGCGCAACCCGGCTGACGACACGAAGCCCGATACCTCGCTGTTCCCGCCGACACCGCCCGTACTCGTGAGCAAGGCCGGTCTCGCGGGCGACAACAAGGCTGCACTGAACTCGCCGGAGAACCTGGCCTATGCCGGTATCGCCACGACGGGACTGGCCGGCGAGCCGCCGCGACGCACGGCGGCGGCACCGGCACCGCGAGCGCCGGGGGGCGGCGGCGGTGGTGGCGGCACGGTCGAAGTCGTGCGCGGCGCCGAGCGATCTACCGCGTCCTTCTGA
- a CDS encoding AAA family ATPase — MNAPTRILDTMTELHRFLFCSAHAGHGQWLSAALREEGVVLQEAGRPAQLQQRIGDLDPQVVLLDFSGEPTGHADDPPDGGIAQAAELAQMLKRVAPKLPLVAVGSLVRADGMKAALRAGVHDFIDMHSTHEEALDVVRRVIDHTPTVSVTTAPQRHGRFIVLLGARIGVGCSTLAAHLSQLGQEMSVGTDPDRAEKTSKAAKANANKDDKFDSSLLGHVALLDLGLPSGDGLLYLNTQSQFSFAEAVQNLRRFDETLVHTAVSHAPSGLAVLPLPLDLGDMRSVAAADALALTDRLRAFFDLIVADLGGFSNPAFVASLVRAADEVWLVVDQSVGAIVSLASMLRDLEEKSVERSHLHLVLNRYDPRYGMAADQIAKRFDVPLLATLPDRPLAMLSATNQGKLIIDTARSDPYVRALQPLVERLLSAQHAGAASHRQSSGWLGRFMGKH, encoded by the coding sequence ATGAACGCACCGACGCGAATTCTGGACACCATGACTGAGTTGCATCGCTTTCTTTTTTGCAGCGCACATGCCGGCCACGGACAGTGGCTCTCGGCAGCTTTGCGCGAAGAGGGCGTAGTGCTGCAGGAAGCCGGACGTCCGGCGCAGTTGCAGCAGCGCATCGGCGATCTCGATCCGCAGGTCGTGTTGCTCGACTTCTCGGGCGAGCCGACCGGTCATGCCGACGATCCGCCCGATGGCGGCATTGCACAGGCCGCCGAGCTCGCGCAGATGCTCAAACGCGTCGCGCCCAAACTACCGCTGGTCGCTGTGGGGTCGTTGGTGCGCGCCGACGGTATGAAGGCCGCGCTGCGCGCGGGCGTCCACGATTTCATCGACATGCACTCGACGCACGAAGAAGCGCTCGATGTCGTGCGTCGCGTGATCGATCACACGCCCACGGTGAGCGTGACGACAGCCCCCCAGCGCCACGGCCGGTTCATCGTACTGCTCGGCGCCCGGATCGGTGTCGGATGCAGCACGCTTGCTGCACATCTCTCGCAACTGGGTCAGGAAATGTCCGTCGGCACCGACCCGGACCGTGCGGAAAAGACCTCGAAGGCTGCCAAGGCCAACGCGAACAAGGACGACAAGTTCGACAGCTCGTTGCTCGGCCACGTCGCGCTGCTCGATCTCGGACTGCCTTCCGGCGACGGTTTGCTGTATCTCAATACGCAAAGCCAGTTCAGCTTCGCCGAGGCCGTGCAGAACTTGCGCCGTTTCGACGAAACGCTTGTGCACACAGCCGTGTCGCACGCGCCGAGCGGTCTGGCCGTGCTGCCGCTGCCGCTCGATCTGGGCGACATGCGCAGCGTGGCGGCGGCCGACGCGCTCGCGCTCACCGACCGCCTGCGCGCGTTCTTCGATCTGATCGTGGCCGACCTCGGCGGCTTCTCGAATCCGGCCTTTGTGGCCAGCCTCGTGCGCGCCGCCGATGAAGTGTGGCTCGTGGTCGACCAGAGCGTGGGTGCGATTGTCTCGCTCGCGTCGATGCTGCGCGACCTGGAGGAGAAGAGCGTCGAGCGCAGCCATCTGCATCTCGTCCTCAATCGTTACGACCCGCGCTACGGCATGGCGGCCGACCAGATCGCCAAGCGGTTCGACGTGCCGCTGCTCGCCACGCTGCCCGACCGGCCGCTCGCCATGCTCTCGGCCACCAATCAGGGCAAGCTGATCATCGACACGGCGCGCAGCGACCCGTATGTGCGCGCCCTGCAACCGTTGGTGGAACGACTACTCTCCGCACAGCATGCGGGCGCCGCATCGCATCGCCAGTCGTCGGGCTGGCTGGGCCGATTCATGGGAAAGCACTGA
- a CDS encoding CpaF family protein → MTDSIEFADDKRAFANSQQFQDIKTAAHEHLLARIEELGAEFGRWSRSAIQQFVDLEMDGFVRLRRIPINEAELRQISDALTKELAGFGPIEDLLADAAVEDILINGYNDVYVSRRGVLAREALRFSDNQHLLRIVRRILAPIGRRLDESNPMVDARLPDGGRLNVVIEPLAVDGPVVSIRKFRKDPLKPSDLLQLGSFNEEIYNLLEAAVRSRCNILVSGGTSSGKTSLLNALASFIPATERVVTVEDTAELSLNHPHVVRLESRQGGFDGSGEVTIRDLIRNSLRMRPDRIIVGEVRGSEVLEMMQAMNTGHEGSMATIHANSPRECLYRLEMLAGFAGFQGSESSLRRQITSALDFIVQIGRLSSGRRRILSITEVTGVSDTVISTQELFRHESVVGPDGEEKDKWVSLGLQPHSPKLQRYKEQTRNAAAAAQAQQGNVPPDSGGGGFFGRRR, encoded by the coding sequence ATGACTGACTCCATCGAATTCGCCGACGACAAGCGTGCGTTTGCCAATTCACAGCAGTTTCAGGACATCAAGACAGCTGCGCACGAACATCTGCTTGCGCGCATCGAAGAACTCGGCGCGGAATTCGGGCGCTGGAGCCGTAGTGCGATCCAGCAGTTCGTCGATCTGGAAATGGACGGCTTCGTGCGTCTGCGCCGCATCCCGATCAACGAGGCGGAGCTGCGCCAGATCTCCGATGCGCTGACCAAGGAGCTGGCAGGCTTCGGTCCGATCGAGGATTTGCTGGCCGACGCGGCAGTGGAAGACATTCTGATCAACGGCTACAACGACGTGTACGTCTCGCGTCGTGGTGTGCTGGCGCGCGAAGCGTTGCGCTTCTCGGACAATCAGCACCTGCTGCGTATCGTGCGCCGCATTCTCGCGCCCATCGGACGGCGTCTGGACGAATCGAACCCGATGGTCGACGCGCGTCTGCCCGATGGCGGACGCCTGAACGTGGTGATCGAGCCGCTGGCCGTTGATGGCCCGGTCGTCTCGATTCGTAAGTTCCGCAAAGACCCGCTCAAGCCGTCGGACCTGCTGCAACTCGGCAGCTTCAACGAAGAGATCTACAACCTGCTCGAAGCAGCGGTGCGCTCGCGTTGCAACATCCTCGTCTCGGGGGGCACGAGCTCGGGCAAGACGTCGCTGCTCAACGCGCTGGCGAGTTTTATCCCGGCGACCGAGCGCGTGGTGACGGTGGAAGATACGGCCGAACTCTCGCTGAACCACCCGCACGTGGTGCGGCTGGAGTCGCGGCAGGGCGGCTTCGACGGTTCCGGGGAAGTGACGATTCGCGACCTGATTCGAAACAGTCTGCGGATGCGCCCCGACCGGATTATCGTGGGCGAAGTGCGCGGCTCCGAAGTGCTGGAAATGATGCAGGCGATGAACACGGGCCACGAAGGCTCGATGGCGACGATTCACGCCAACTCGCCGCGTGAATGTCTCTATCGTCTGGAGATGCTGGCGGGCTTCGCCGGGTTCCAGGGCAGCGAGAGTAGTCTGCGCCGTCAGATCACGAGCGCGCTGGACTTCATCGTGCAGATCGGCCGTCTATCGAGCGGACGCCGACGGATTCTGTCGATCACGGAAGTGACCGGTGTGTCCGATACCGTCATCTCTACGCAGGAGCTGTTCCGTCACGAATCGGTAGTCGGGCCGGACGGCGAGGAAAAAGACAAGTGGGTGTCGCTCGGGCTTCAACCGCATTCGCCCAAGCTGCAACGCTACAAAGAGCAGACGCGCAATGCGGCGGCGGCCGCGCAGGCACAGCAAGGCAATGTGCCGCCGGACTCGGGCGGTGGTGGCTTCTTCGGACGCCGTCGATGA
- a CDS encoding type II secretion system F family protein yields the protein MNPLVLWAACIALLLVAAGLELWRRTHQRAREQATSAFLERQLAQNAPKFGAAETGEVRAPRRKSLPWEFFFERAGVQPDTPFYLMLIVPGLVLTLGFWMWQGPLSAIVILIVYGVVTVLRYWLKAARRHRDIVRQLPIFLDGMVRMLTVGNSLPSAFQSAAGNADLPLRELLERAVRQVQAGVELDVALKQIARVYQVDEIYLFASVVDLSTRFGGRADQILARMSGFMRDREQAQAELFALSSETRMSAWVLAALPIVVSALLMLLNPKFFEPMFQEPTGQKLLAIGLGLEVFGGFVLYRLAKSL from the coding sequence ATGAACCCCCTCGTGCTGTGGGCCGCATGCATTGCACTGCTGCTGGTGGCAGCGGGGCTGGAGCTGTGGCGTCGCACACACCAGCGCGCACGCGAACAGGCGACCAGCGCGTTTCTTGAGCGTCAGCTGGCGCAGAACGCGCCGAAGTTCGGGGCTGCCGAGACGGGCGAAGTGCGCGCGCCGCGCCGCAAGTCGTTGCCGTGGGAGTTCTTCTTCGAGCGCGCAGGCGTGCAGCCCGATACGCCGTTCTATCTCATGCTGATCGTGCCCGGTCTCGTGCTGACGCTGGGGTTCTGGATGTGGCAGGGGCCGCTCTCGGCCATTGTGATTCTGATCGTGTACGGGGTCGTCACGGTGCTGCGCTACTGGCTCAAGGCAGCGCGCCGACATCGCGACATCGTGCGTCAGTTGCCGATCTTTCTCGATGGCATGGTGCGTATGCTGACCGTCGGTAACAGTCTGCCCTCGGCGTTTCAGTCGGCCGCAGGCAACGCCGATCTGCCGCTGCGCGAGTTGCTGGAGCGTGCGGTGCGTCAGGTGCAGGCAGGCGTAGAGCTGGACGTCGCGCTTAAGCAGATTGCGCGCGTCTATCAGGTGGATGAGATTTATCTGTTCGCGTCGGTCGTCGATCTGTCGACGCGTTTCGGCGGACGCGCCGATCAGATTCTGGCGCGCATGTCGGGCTTCATGCGCGACCGCGAGCAGGCGCAGGCCGAGTTGTTCGCGCTGTCGTCCGAGACGCGCATGTCGGCGTGGGTGCTCGCGGCGCTGCCGATTGTGGTGAGTGCGTTGCTGATGTTGCTGAACCCGAAGTTCTTCGAGCCGATGTTCCAGGAGCCGACCGGCCAGAAGCTGCTGGCCATCGGACTGGGACTGGAGGTGTTCGGCGGTTTCGTGCTGTATCGGTTGGCCAAGTCGCTCTGA
- a CDS encoding type II secretion system F family protein: MNFSSFSTDSHTWMMLGLLMVSAGLLLAASAILLRAVRQGRSGRMIDQVLASRQQQALAALRAATSPAGLRANANGDDDAQGLGEGKQRGWRSLLDRAAALGKQWSETRLGQNLIAAEDRLLLAQCGYDSVRAKSLFLFARVALAVVLPLIVWLWFPGGGGLGTILRLIGAAGAGLLAPKFYVQRKAGQRRRDLVDELPLLIDLLRLLQGVGLSMDQSLYVVVSDFREVLPILSKEFENANRQYASGRGREASMGRLREVYDNDDLRALVRLIVQVEQHGGAVQEPLQQFSDRLREQRRQTMKERIGKLTVKMTLAMMLTLLPALMLVVAGPALLSLTKSMEAMN; encoded by the coding sequence ATGAACTTCTCATCGTTCTCGACTGACTCGCACACCTGGATGATGCTCGGCCTGCTGATGGTCTCGGCCGGGCTGTTGCTCGCGGCGTCGGCGATCTTGCTGCGCGCCGTCCGACAGGGGCGTAGTGGCCGGATGATCGACCAGGTGCTGGCAAGCCGTCAGCAGCAGGCGCTCGCGGCATTGCGCGCGGCTACGTCCCCGGCGGGGTTACGTGCCAATGCCAATGGCGATGACGATGCGCAGGGCTTGGGCGAGGGTAAGCAGCGGGGCTGGCGCTCGCTGCTCGACCGTGCGGCGGCGCTCGGCAAGCAATGGTCGGAAACGCGCCTCGGACAGAACCTGATCGCGGCGGAAGATCGTCTGCTGCTCGCGCAGTGCGGCTATGACAGCGTGCGCGCCAAGTCGCTGTTCCTCTTCGCACGCGTGGCGCTCGCGGTGGTGCTGCCGCTGATTGTCTGGTTGTGGTTTCCGGGCGGTGGCGGACTCGGCACGATCCTGCGTCTGATCGGCGCGGCAGGGGCGGGATTGCTGGCACCGAAGTTCTACGTGCAGCGCAAGGCGGGACAACGTCGCCGAGATCTGGTGGACGAACTGCCGTTGCTCATCGACTTGTTGCGACTGCTGCAAGGCGTGGGGTTGTCGATGGACCAGAGTTTGTACGTGGTGGTGTCCGACTTCCGCGAAGTGCTGCCGATTCTGTCGAAGGAATTCGAGAACGCCAACCGTCAGTACGCTTCGGGGCGTGGCCGCGAGGCGTCGATGGGACGGCTGCGTGAGGTATACGACAACGACGATCTGCGTGCGTTGGTGAGGCTCATCGTGCAGGTCGAGCAGCATGGCGGCGCAGTGCAGGAGCCGCTGCAACAGTTCAGCGATCGCTTGCGCGAACAGCGCCGTCAGACGATGAAGGAGCGCATCGGCAAGCTTACGGTGAAGATGACGCTGGCCATGATGCTCACGCTGCTGCCCGCGCTGATGCTCGTGGTTGCCGGACCGGCGCTACTGTCGCTGACTAAATCCATGGAGGCCATGAATTGA
- a CDS encoding tetratricopeptide repeat protein: MPIQTPIPAREQTRHAGAVAASTVAVVLCAALLAGCSSGPTMGAYGAPSAAALMQAQQNDEEKAKLAKPDTRELYLSMIRQVQDQGSYFASLAHIEQFRMQFGAAPDVDILRADALRETGQPDAAEQAYRQLLGSTEAAAAWHGLGLVAAQRKDYAVATQALREAVTRAPTQAFYLSDLGFALLRNGEPAAARVPLAQAAELQPDSKKVLSNLAVYLLVTGDRSRADAMMTNAKMSPSTREAIDKLAADIRAQTKARKQAADAAAARAAAQAAAAIAPQAAPALASATASTESAASARVSASSEGPVVVRLPQASAPDGGQNKGPSKPSQVASASDAKLARAGDGPRSDMPTSMLDRFAHSQ, encoded by the coding sequence ATGCCAATCCAGACGCCAATCCCCGCACGTGAGCAGACGCGCCATGCCGGTGCGGTCGCTGCGTCCACTGTGGCCGTTGTGTTGTGTGCTGCACTGCTGGCCGGGTGCAGCAGCGGGCCGACGATGGGGGCTTACGGCGCGCCGTCGGCCGCCGCCCTGATGCAGGCGCAGCAGAACGACGAGGAAAAGGCGAAGCTTGCAAAGCCCGACACCCGTGAGTTGTATCTGTCGATGATTCGTCAGGTGCAGGATCAGGGCTCGTACTTCGCGTCGCTCGCGCATATCGAACAATTCCGCATGCAGTTCGGCGCCGCGCCGGACGTCGACATTTTGCGTGCCGATGCCCTGCGCGAGACGGGGCAGCCCGACGCGGCAGAGCAGGCGTATCGCCAGTTGCTGGGCAGCACTGAAGCCGCTGCCGCCTGGCACGGTCTGGGACTGGTCGCCGCACAGCGCAAGGATTACGCCGTGGCCACGCAAGCGTTGCGTGAGGCGGTGACACGCGCGCCGACACAAGCGTTCTATCTCAGCGATCTTGGCTTCGCGCTGCTGCGTAACGGTGAACCCGCCGCCGCGCGTGTACCGCTGGCGCAAGCGGCCGAGTTGCAGCCCGACAGTAAAAAAGTGCTCAGTAATCTTGCGGTATATCTGCTCGTGACCGGCGATCGATCGCGCGCCGACGCGATGATGACGAACGCCAAGATGTCGCCGTCCACGCGCGAAGCCATCGACAAGCTGGCTGCCGATATCCGGGCGCAGACCAAGGCGCGCAAGCAGGCCGCCGATGCCGCTGCAGCGCGGGCCGCAGCACAGGCGGCGGCAGCCATCGCACCGCAGGCCGCACCGGCCTTGGCATCGGCAACGGCATCGACGGAATCTGCTGCATCGGCCCGCGTGAGCGCAAGCAGCGAGGGGCCGGTCGTGGTACGACTGCCGCAGGCGAGTGCGCCGGACGGTGGGCAGAACAAGGGGCCGTCGAAGCCGTCTCAGGTCGCCTCGGCATCGGACGCCAAACTCGCGCGTGCCGGGGACGGACCGCGCAGCGACATGCCGACGTCGATGCTCGACCGATTCGCGCATTCGCAGTAA
- a CDS encoding DUF3613 domain-containing protein encodes MAIQKLKGTPGVRSLRAAQLGLAVFTLWAGAAAAQSNAPLTGTMGGADSRAVATTSAAPVAQQAPVATNPQQAPVAQSTAAPSQQAVSIPANVVRRTSPPVVGAPARDGMLGDETEALLAVQSNNLAAGPGLPMLGATASRAYRRYLESFNYAIPAFFTTMVQSDSGTGGGGGNGGGMAPAAAGAGASQ; translated from the coding sequence ATGGCCATCCAGAAACTTAAGGGAACACCGGGCGTTCGTTCGCTTCGTGCGGCGCAGCTCGGGCTTGCCGTGTTCACGCTTTGGGCCGGAGCGGCCGCAGCGCAAAGCAACGCACCTCTCACCGGCACGATGGGCGGGGCGGACTCGCGCGCCGTCGCTACGACATCCGCCGCTCCGGTGGCGCAGCAAGCGCCTGTCGCAACCAATCCGCAGCAGGCACCCGTTGCACAGAGCACGGCAGCGCCCTCGCAGCAGGCCGTCAGCATTCCGGCCAACGTGGTGCGCCGCACGTCGCCGCCGGTCGTGGGCGCTCCGGCGCGCGATGGCATGCTCGGCGACGAGACCGAAGCGTTGCTCGCTGTGCAGTCGAATAACCTCGCCGCAGGCCCCGGCTTGCCGATGTTGGGGGCGACGGCGTCGCGCGCTTATCGTCGCTATCTGGAGAGCTTCAACTACGCGATTCCCGCGTTCTTCACCACGATGGTCCAGAGCGATAGCGGCACGGGCGGTGGCGGCGGCAACGGTGGCGGTATGGCACCGGCGGCAGCGGGGGCTGGCGCGAGCCAGTGA
- a CDS encoding pilus assembly protein TadG-related protein has translation MWFAGRQRGSVPILAFIFLTVVLILAFSIDAGFAFMKRRDLQRAADMAALAGAQTLPGCANATSYDTVARANIASNLGNNVTGLTISTSCGIWTSPAATATTPGTFVAATSANAASGNAVSVTLTLGVPSFFQLAGTRTISANAVARKAPAVVTFTVDSGLLALNANNSVLAPLLNSVGISPALYVGAAQQLVGVNITPKGLLQALGVPVTGDVSVASLSGVAAVKNLTVGTLLSATNTALATQNGALSASVTAMNNLINVFANSPVLNLPINLLGSATTPGIIANIDAAGVSAANALNANVGISDLITAAVVGGTGNNAVAIPSLNILGGTVSVVARVISPPQIGVGGVGATATNAQVRLFLTVNSAASSAGPLAGILSATGTTLNLPLVLEVAQSTATVTALQCGATPSTTLQVNSGLVNVCVGAAASGVNVQTDPASCTTLMTQRTNIATLLGLINVGANVNLSLVANSPAPITFTGPFPQKVGPIGSNVNLSQIVSALLTGLSLDVSAGGGTSSSGNVAGGLVNNVPSAQSAVAISTVNSFLSTAANGLNQTANALGTTLGGVATLNLPQVLGGVGGLVTGLANTLGGIVTGLLGGVSDLLCTLGGTQCRINAVAATLSTSNISPVLGSVLYTLLNPLLTPLSNVLNTLLSSLGITLGMTTVTVDSINCQNGLVQLVY, from the coding sequence GTGTGGTTTGCCGGACGCCAGCGCGGGTCGGTGCCGATCCTCGCCTTCATCTTCCTGACCGTCGTGCTGATTCTGGCGTTTTCCATCGACGCCGGTTTCGCCTTCATGAAGCGACGAGATTTGCAGCGTGCCGCCGACATGGCGGCGCTCGCCGGCGCGCAAACGCTGCCCGGGTGCGCCAATGCGACCTCGTACGACACGGTCGCGCGGGCGAATATCGCGTCGAACCTCGGCAACAACGTTACAGGTCTGACGATCTCCACGTCTTGCGGGATCTGGACGTCGCCAGCGGCCACGGCGACGACCCCGGGGACATTCGTGGCCGCGACGTCGGCCAATGCGGCGAGCGGCAACGCCGTCTCGGTGACGCTGACGCTCGGCGTGCCGTCGTTCTTCCAACTGGCCGGTACGCGCACGATCTCCGCCAACGCCGTCGCACGCAAGGCACCGGCCGTGGTGACGTTTACGGTCGATTCGGGGCTGCTCGCGCTCAATGCGAACAATTCGGTCCTCGCACCGTTGCTCAATTCCGTGGGTATCTCGCCGGCGCTTTATGTAGGCGCGGCGCAGCAACTTGTGGGCGTGAACATCACGCCCAAGGGGCTGTTGCAGGCCCTTGGCGTGCCCGTGACAGGGGACGTGAGCGTAGCATCGCTCTCCGGGGTGGCGGCGGTGAAGAACCTCACGGTCGGCACGCTGCTGAGCGCGACGAATACGGCACTCGCCACGCAGAACGGGGCGTTGTCGGCCTCCGTCACAGCGATGAACAACCTCATCAACGTGTTCGCCAACAGCCCGGTACTCAATCTGCCAATCAACCTGCTTGGCTCGGCAACGACGCCCGGCATCATCGCCAACATCGATGCGGCGGGGGTAAGTGCGGCGAACGCGCTGAACGCTAACGTGGGCATCTCCGATCTGATCACGGCGGCCGTCGTCGGCGGCACGGGGAACAATGCCGTCGCGATTCCCTCGCTCAATATCCTCGGCGGCACAGTGTCGGTGGTCGCGCGGGTAATCTCGCCGCCGCAGATCGGCGTGGGCGGGGTCGGTGCTACGGCGACGAATGCGCAGGTGCGATTGTTCCTGACGGTGAATTCGGCGGCATCCAGCGCCGGTCCGCTTGCCGGGATTCTGAGCGCCACGGGTACGACGCTCAACCTGCCGCTCGTGCTGGAAGTCGCGCAGTCGACGGCGACCGTCACCGCGCTGCAATGCGGAGCGACGCCGTCGACCACCTTGCAAGTCAACTCGGGACTGGTGAACGTCTGCGTGGGTGCGGCGGCCAGCGGCGTGAACGTCCAGACCGATCCGGCGAGCTGCACCACGCTCATGACGCAACGCACGAACATCGCGACGTTGCTCGGACTCATCAATGTCGGGGCGAACGTCAACCTCTCGCTCGTGGCCAATTCGCCCGCGCCGATTACCTTCACGGGACCGTTCCCACAGAAGGTTGGGCCCATTGGATCGAATGTGAATTTGAGTCAGATTGTCTCGGCGCTGCTTACGGGCTTGTCACTTGACGTGAGTGCGGGTGGCGGCACATCGTCGTCTGGGAACGTTGCTGGCGGGCTGGTCAATAACGTCCCATCGGCGCAGTCTGCCGTAGCCATCTCTACCGTCAACTCGTTTCTCAGCACGGCGGCCAACGGGCTCAATCAAACGGCTAATGCGTTGGGCACCACCCTCGGCGGCGTGGCCACACTCAATCTGCCGCAAGTGCTCGGTGGTGTGGGAGGGCTGGTGACCGGGCTGGCCAACACCCTCGGCGGGATTGTGACCGGACTGCTGGGCGGGGTCTCTGACTTGCTTTGCACCCTGGGCGGCACGCAGTGCCGTATCAACGCCGTAGCGGCAACGCTTAGTACGTCCAATATTTCACCCGTCCTCGGCAGCGTGCTCTACACCTTGCTCAACCCGCTGCTCACGCCGCTCAGTAATGTACTGAACACGCTGCTGTCGTCGCTGGGCATCACGCTGGGCATGACGACGGTGACGGTCGACAGTATCAATTGTCAGAACGGGCTAGTACAGCTCGTGTATTAG